In bacterium, one DNA window encodes the following:
- a CDS encoding acetylxylan esterase codes for MKRLLVLLFLTLAAVSLYAAAPDTEKKAPLEINARLDHADCLYSLGDSALFSVEIMRNSGRKAPFTVSYRLSEDGERTLDEGSRGSKDGRLSFSGKLDRPGFLRLELTAVSGADTVRKTVAGGFDPRAIRPTNILPEDFDRFWREARAQLWRTPVDAQVQPVADTTLPGAAHYLVSLGNVNGTRVYGRLAVPEGQGPFPAVLMVPGAGVGVIKPWGDYIRAGFLCLAIDVHGIPQDREDSYYRNLNDALLSGYQLFGCDDPYQYYYRRVIQGCFRALDYLASRPDVDTTRLAIAGSSQGGALSLLVAGLDSRIKALTANVPAMCDHTGSLYGRPSGWPRLLRADSRDCVRRTSAYYDAALNAGLINVPARLAVGFIDRTCAPTSVYAAFNNIKGPKIIDNYPDMGHSFGPDWQKIAGAWLLERLNESKAARGGK; via the coding sequence ATGAAACGCCTGCTTGTCCTCCTGTTTCTGACACTGGCCGCGGTGAGCCTGTATGCCGCCGCGCCCGACACGGAAAAGAAAGCCCCCCTCGAGATCAACGCCAGGCTGGACCACGCCGACTGCCTTTACAGTCTGGGCGACAGCGCGTTGTTCAGTGTGGAGATCATGCGTAACTCCGGCAGGAAAGCCCCTTTCACGGTCAGCTACCGTCTTAGCGAGGACGGGGAGCGCACTCTCGATGAGGGGAGCCGCGGGAGCAAGGACGGCCGCCTGAGTTTCAGCGGCAAGCTCGACCGTCCCGGTTTCCTGCGCCTGGAACTGACCGCGGTCTCGGGGGCTGACACGGTGCGCAAGACAGTGGCCGGCGGTTTCGACCCGCGCGCCATCCGTCCGACCAACATCCTGCCCGAGGATTTCGACCGTTTCTGGCGCGAGGCCCGCGCCCAGCTCTGGCGCACCCCGGTTGACGCCCAGGTGCAGCCGGTTGCGGATACCACGTTGCCCGGCGCGGCCCACTATCTTGTGAGCCTGGGTAACGTGAACGGCACGCGGGTCTACGGCCGTCTGGCCGTGCCCGAGGGCCAGGGGCCGTTCCCTGCCGTGCTGATGGTGCCCGGGGCGGGAGTGGGTGTGATCAAGCCCTGGGGTGACTATATCCGCGCCGGTTTCCTCTGCCTGGCCATCGATGTCCACGGCATCCCGCAGGACCGCGAGGACAGCTACTACCGCAACCTGAACGACGCCCTGCTGTCCGGCTACCAGCTTTTCGGCTGCGATGACCCCTACCAGTACTACTACCGGCGGGTGATCCAGGGTTGTTTCCGTGCCCTGGACTATCTGGCCTCGCGGCCGGATGTGGACACCACCCGCCTGGCCATCGCCGGCTCCAGCCAGGGCGGGGCCCTGAGCCTCCTGGTTGCCGGTCTGGACAGCCGGATCAAGGCCCTCACCGCCAACGTGCCCGCCATGTGCGATCACACCGGCAGTCTGTACGGACGGCCCTCGGGCTGGCCGCGGCTGCTGCGCGCCGACAGCCGCGATTGCGTGCGCCGCACCAGCGCCTACTACGACGCCGCCCTGAACGCGGGCCTGATCAACGTGCCGGCGCGCCTGGCCGTGGGCTTCATCGACCGGACCTGCGCCCCGACCTCGGTCTATGCCGCGTTCAACAATATCAAGGGCCCCAAGATCATCGACAATTACCCGGACATGGGCCACTCGTTCGGGCCGGACTGGCAGAAAATCGCCGGGGCCTGGCTGCTCGAGCGTCTTAACGAGAGCAAGGCCGCCAGGGGAGGCAAGTGA
- the tnpA gene encoding IS200/IS605 family transposase yields MSLKSGSHTKYDLKYHFVWCPKYRKVVLSGNIGEYLSHLIYEIAERYEFEVVELAVLADHVHMFVSANPDDSPSGLIQTIKSITARELFKKYPSIKRQLWGGALWERGYFVMSSGTGTTDEMIRQYIKEQRPGTAANDQPNLFG; encoded by the coding sequence ATGAGCTTAAAGAGTGGTTCACACACAAAATACGATTTGAAGTATCATTTCGTGTGGTGCCCAAAGTATCGCAAAGTGGTGTTGTCTGGCAATATAGGGGAATATTTATCGCACCTGATATATGAAATAGCCGAGCGATATGAATTTGAGGTGGTGGAGTTGGCAGTTCTCGCGGACCACGTACATATGTTCGTAAGTGCGAATCCGGATGACAGTCCATCAGGGTTAATCCAAACGATAAAAAGTATAACCGCGCGAGAACTGTTCAAAAAGTATCCGAGCATCAAGCGCCAGTTGTGGGGTGGCGCACTGTGGGAGCGAGGCTATTTCGTAATGAGTTCGGGTACAGGCACCACAGACGAAATGATACGGCAATATATCAAAGAACAGAGGCCGGGGACGGCCGCAAACGATCAGCCGAACTTGTTCGGCTGA